cacaaaaaaaaattgttgacttgttaaatttaaaacgacAATTtgttaatgatcctgaagttagcagataattaaaaatttttttattttttttttttttgaacaaatcaatcagaaaaaaaaaaaaaaaaatattcacatgtagagaatttaaaaaactacaggtgcaattttttcaaaatttttttttttataatttactgtctgaaataaaatccaaaaattattagacgtctgctaactttgaTATCATGAATTTAAGTTGACTAATTGTTGActtaaattcaacaaaaactcaacaatttttttttgtgccgctTGGGCAAATACATGAGTAATCGGGTACTAAATCTCTTaccttgagaaaaaaaaaagatttttggcgcaagaaaaatttttaaatttaaaaacgatttGCACTcgcgtaataaaaaattattttgaatcttagtatcaattttttaatgaaattttttttttttagagtcaTGAGAGTCTCCCAATTATTGGAGAAGATGTAAAAGTACAGTGGACAGATGGACAAATTTACGATGGTATTTTTGAGGGAACAAATTCTCGAACAATGTATACtgtaagtatttaataaaataaaaatattttatcatttacttataaatatttatctatttgATAGGTTGTATTTGAGGACGGCTCGCGATGTACCATAGAAAGTAGTGAAATATATACACTGAGCGAAGATTTACCAGGAAGAGTACAATCGCGTTTGGTGAGTTGAGTTAAATGGTAAAAGAAaaaggaaagaaaaaataacgacAACATTTCGATCACCGGCgactcaaaatttattattttttatattttaaaatttttttctttctttttctgttttgtttatttaaaatttttattctttcattattttattctttctctcgactaatttatttatctctttTCTTTACTTGTTTATTTTACACAAAAGTCAGCAGCAACTGAAATGAAACATCGATCTCATCTTTACGGCAATGAAAGCGGTGACTACTTCGTAGTGCAACGGAAAAGAAATAAAgttaagattaaaatttaattaattatttatgaacaataataataataatactaataatagagacaattaatattaattaaataaaaataatgcaacaataaattattaaataaaataaaatcattaaattgtttaagtgatagagctaaaaatttattaactgttgtaaataattgtaaCTTAATCGTAGGGTCCTGTTTGATTCtagttgtaaaaaattgatagttaaaaaaattacactttctAAATACTCATgcttcaattaattaacaattaaatttttatttatttattattattattattcattaaaaaaaatttaattaattttatgttttttacgacaattgcctttttttaaaattataacataaattattttaattaaatatatttaataatttaaaaaaaatgcataatTGATCTAGAATCAAACaaaatatacttatatatttaagtaCCTGTATTATATGTGTGAATTTGCagttgatattattattattaatatgaatgtttgtcatttttaaattaagttaaaCCACCAgagtcattaataattaattaattagttatttttattattacacttGCGACTGTAAACGATTTTaagatttgaaaataataataataatttattattattattattataaagttttatctAGTGACACTGTTGTAAAgaagataataattaattttatcagtgagtttatttaatgacaaataattaggctgagaaaattaatttattaataaataaggaaaataaaaccaattaagtaaataaaaatttttatgtataaagaTATCAATTCGTTATTTTAAAACGAGTAATgctaattattgtaatatgaATCACACAGCGTTTTAAAAATCACGtattgtgaaataaaaattttaaaaatttatctgatattttaatttaataaccaACTGTTGCTTGCTGCTTCCTAAACAGGCCCGACTCAGTTTCATGACAACTGATCCTTAACAAGTGATCCTACATACAACTTGGGATAAAACAACATATACATACCACACTTTGATAAATACCAACAAGTCAAGTGTTTGGAAAACGGAagcaaaaaattaacaagactttttaaataataaacaaaaaatacagaAATAAACATAAACAACAGCAAGTGGCACGTGGCCCTATCGGAACGATTACCAAAAaggaaccaaaaaaaaacttgggaAAAATATAAGATTTGTTTCTTTAAATAGATCAATAGATAAATCAGatcttcaaataaattacccgatgaaaaaagattttatacaattgtataaaattatatacaaaaaatggcccgatccaattgtatacaactatatagaaattgtatacaattctatacaaattgtatacaagtctatataattatatacaattttatacaaattatacacaattctatataattgtaaTATGTAggattgtatataattatatacagtttgtatagaattgtatacaatttctatacaaattgtatacaattggatcgggccattttttctatccaattatatataatctatatataattatatatagtccatatataattctatacaattgtataaaatcttttttcatcgggtattttttattattactgtggaaataataaatcaattgttgATGGGATCAGATGTCGGTGGGATCATTTTGTAGAGATCACTTGTAGTATAAAATTGTTGGGATCAGTTGACGGCACACCGCCTGACACCATTAATTATCTTTTGGCCCATAGCCCTGCTCACAAAAATCTcagagaaatatttaaatgattgaTATGATGAAGAGACCCGACTAGGATTTTACAGATCTCGTTACGAGACTACGCGTTATAAgacttattttcaattttttaaaactcactCGCCAACGCTTCCTCACCAAcaactcaataaaaattttctgccgaAACCTCGCTATGGGACAACAATGactaaacttttaaatatatttgttattacaataatcattcatgtgaattaataattaaataatatttgggAAAATGCCCCATAATTCAAACTGAGAACAGACCAACGTCTGTTTACAAAACTGCGAATAGACTACAGGGTTTTCCCACGGACACATCATCAGTAAATCTGATCCTCAACGAGATCTTGAACATGGACTTATCAAGTGCCCAAACTGAGaaatgtaaagaaaaatttaaaactaccAACCAGCCTTCAGATATTTAGAAATTCCATACTCCAATAAGTCATTTATACAAAATGGTCCTAGAAACAGAACTTGTAAATTAGTTAGTGGCTACTAAAcatcggtaaattttttttgtgggtcTCCAATGCATTCAAGAGGTCAAGTCAAGTGTAAATGGAAACTTGAGTGAAAACTGAGTTCGATAATTAAACTGTATgacttgatatttatttatttttttagttttttgataCAAATTACGGAAAGcgttgagtaaataaatattctcaaCGACATGAAATACTTGGACGCAATCAAGGAAATACTTAGCAACTTCAATCccttatattatatataataatcttTGTCTCCACTCCGATTCACTTATCTTAGTCAGTTATGTTTTTGTTCTTTCTTTTATGTTTTATCGGTGTGATGTCAACTGATCCCAACAATTTCATACCACGACAAGTGATCTCCACAAATTGATCCCATCGACATTCggttgaaaattatcaagataAAGGTTTTGAAGATAATgacaatgaaaattattaaaatcttgATGAAACTGATGAATTAGATCAGCTGTTAATTGGACCAGTTGTCAGTTGGATCTAGTCTGAGGGATCACTTGTCATGGAACCCATAttgcgaattaaaaattttaattctgttatattctgtcgaattctgcaaaacagaattcaacagaattgaaaatttgaatttgaattaaacagaataaaaccgatttagaaatttcaaattcgttttaattcggattcagaaccagaaattggataattattttcgaattaatcagaattaaaccgaatagaattattgaaATTCGTTATAATTTGGACGAATTCGGGTTtccctgccgaattagacagaattcttttttaagttaggtaccgaattaacagaatttatctgaattaaatagaattaaaaatttaattctgtttaattcgatcgaattctgcaaaacagaattcaactgaattgaaaatttgaatttgaattaaacagaataaaaccgatttaaaaatttcaaattcgttttaattcagtttaattcagattcagaaccagaaattggagaattatttacgaattaaaccgaatagaattatttaaattcgttttaatttgtacaaattctggttttcctgccgaattagacagaattcatttttaagttaggcaccgaattaacagaatttatctgaattaaatagaattaaaaatttaattctgtttaattcgatcgaattcagttgtttaatcagggtcaggtatttaaattaaataataaatttccacattatttaattcatcataataaagtatttttattaatatagtaAGTACATTGTTCTGCCAGGTAATATACATATCAGTATCATTACCAtcacttttaaatatattttttattacaatgattatttatttatttattcaataataataatttaatttaaataatattaatttatgtcaATCAGTAATCGCACCACGTGCAATTAAACAATTGgctaactaaaaaaaaatatgtaactcaataaatgaaaaaatacattttgggaATGTTacacgttaaaataaaaaaaataataataataactacttattaaattaatataaatataataattactgacTATGGGCCGGCCAGGTTATTGATTGGAAAGTTTACCTATACCACTTGGTGACTAGATAATTACATtgcataatatatatatcttaatatttttgactCGTTCGTAGCcgcttattttttatcttttttacgcaaattatttttcatatataatttatatgttaCGGTATTTAAATTTGGCACAATAGTCAGCTATCTACttattctaatttttaaatagatggATTCAAGTACTCTCATTGGCCATTGGTTTATCTTcattaaattctattaaaacaAATCTatcgaattatttttctaagtcGATCTTCCGttctgtaaattaaaaatcatttttattaattacttaaatcaaataaatataataaacatttattttataacttgacttttactttttttcttattaaaaatgagTTAAAACTTACTTGGACCGGATATAGAAACGTTGATTGACGGTCTTCGCCGAACTTGGACTTGGCTATGCAGACATATCCGTCCATGTCGACCCACTTGAGGGAGGAGATCAAAAGGTCTCCGGAGCTGAGCAATTCGTACCGCGGATCCGTGGTCGGGGTGATTGTTGTGCCGTTATACGTTTGCCAAACGATGTCTGGTTTGGGTTCGCCCTGGACGGTGCAGGGAATCACCACCGTGCTGTCCTGGGACACTAGCATCGATGAAATGAAGTTTGTTATCACTGGTGCGCGTATCAGGTTACATCTTTCGGACAAGTCTATTGATGAggctgtaaaaattaattaattatttaataactcatcaaacattttaattactcgataattaattaatacttactGTCAATGTCGATGTATGTCGACGCTACCTGGACTTTCTCGTTTATTATTGACACGCAGTGAATGACACCTTTGTCTGCTTCAGAAGCGCAGTCGACGatgaattttgattttacgATTCCAAAATCAACTTTTTCTTTTGACGGCTCGTGGTAGACAAGATTTAcgtattttagtttttcaatctaaagaaaatttttttattttatttttattcattttattgatCAGCATAAGTAataattcaagtaaaaaaattttactaacttGACTCTGTAAATCATCACCACGGAGCCAATGGATTTGTGGGAACGGTGACCCGTAAGCTGTACACGTTAATTCTCCGGATTgtctgtaataataaaaaaaaattattattattattattaatattattaatattaatattgaataataaaataaaataaacttacccTTTGGCAAGTAAAAGTGGTCCGCCAGTGATTCTAACAGGCTTCCGTTTGgcttttaactaaaaataaatggtaataataatttataaatttaaatacttaagtGATTGGCAGTAAAGTAAGTAATTATATAACGCAAAGACTCAAGGTGACATGTTCCGTGCGAGATAGTAATTTATAAGTTACTACAAGTGagtcattttttatcagttgTAATAATTATCCGGAATACTAACCGCTTTATGATGATGTGTCTCAATATTGTCGGTAAGTGAATTTGTGTATGAATCGTCAACATTTTTTGGTCTGTCATCGTAATCATTGGCGACTTCTCTGGGTGATTGGGGGTCAAAACTTATGTAATGAGTAGCAGTCATCTGAATCACTAGGGTCAGGAAAAAGAATCCCGCCATTGACTTTGGAATAGTTTGTtccatctaaaaaaaaatataaatcacatTTATTATCAAGTAGTTAGTAAGAGTTTAAGTAACAAATATATAGATCgaggtaataaaatatatcaagtaTTTCTTGACAACATTAACCCGGTGAATGGACTTGGATTTACTTTGACCCGCAAATCCAAATGCATCGTCATTTATTCCCGCTCTTTtgcattcatttaatttatcatgacATTGCTTGTGCGCATAAAAAAGAGTCATCCTCGCATGCGAATTGACTCTCATCTTCTGTTCTCAAACTCGCGAGTAaagcgtaaaataaaaaaaaaacataataataataatgtagaaaaaaaatgataataaaaaggCGAAGAAACTCGAACCGAGTCACGATCAGCAATTCCATTAGTGTCTCACAGCTCCTTCTCGTGACTTGTAACACATACatcatttttcaattgataccTTCCGATCGTaccgtttaattaattaagtattttatagtCAAGGTTCgttataacatatatattattattatcaaatatatattcgaTTAAAAAACTCATGTGCggttaattatttactgtttatttattcaaaattaataaataaattattttaattaaataaataaaaaaaaaacagagttaattttattgacCGGTGTCtgactaataaaaattttactacttaatacatttttatgCCTCTCTTATTTTATGCTGACAATAAATTCAAACGGTATTAATTAAGCTaagtacattatattttatttacttttatttaccgggtaattcatttttttatctcgaCTGACAGAATTTATGGGTGAAAAACGAGCGGgtaaattaaaagtttgtgtgatttaataatttacccgcgtaaaaattcgcgtgtttaaaaatgaactagagatttgaataaaataagacGTAGACGATAGACGATAGTTTCAGAGACAACCAGACGCATATTCGTCATCATTCGCTGTCTGCCACTGCTGATCTTGTCGGAAGACAcgtttacatatatttacatcatatatatattcacataACTTTGATTTAATGTCAATCCATATACATATGTACgcatttgtaatttaaaaaaaaaaataataaaaatataattgcctctaattgtttaaaatttaattaatcggTATGAAAGAACAGGATTTATGATGACGTGAATTGACGGAAActcgtaatttaattatatataaaacgtAATAATGTATATACGTAGTAAGAGTGATTAATGTAATAAAGTTGAATGAAATTCTTTGGTGTTTATGTTTGAGATTGAGTGTAATATGTCATGCTACGTCAGTGGTAATAATTTGCCGGctggtaaatatatatatatatatatatatgagttgTATAGGGAGTTGGAGTAATTTTAGTTGTTACATTAGTTAGTAAATCAGTACAGAGTAGTAAGTTGTGTTGGGTTTTGTCAAGAGAATTCGAGTGGAATTAGTGTAGAGCGAATTGAGTGATAGAGAGATAAAATCGATGCTGGAGAAGGGAAAGAGAACGAGAGGAGAGTTTTGATATGATGATATCACGCATGCAACACTTGTCACTTTAATAAACTCACTTTTATTCCGTTCCCTTGAGGAGTATTAATGTATTAcatggattatttttttaaaaattataaataaataatgaaattcgCCGGACTTTATATCGAGTCTCTCGATCGAGGAAAAGGGAGTagggataaataaataaaaagtaaatggaGAATGGAGTGGACAAGTGTCCGAGGATCTGAAGAGAAATCTCACgggttgaataaaatatcaattaaaattcgaATGGACCGACAACCGGCCAAGACATTCAATTCGCGTGTAGTGCATCGATCGTTCGTTCACCGCTCGGTTGCTGGATCCTACAAGCCCGCGAATCACGTGTACTAAAATCGAGATCTTCATCTTAATCGCGATCATGAGATATAAGACACgtggaattatattttctttaaattaaatgcaggtaaataattatttgtcttTGGGAATCACGACAACTGTGATAACGTCTGAAGAATAAATATTGCAACCGACATTCCGAGGACTGAATATCGATAATTTTgcatttgttattttttttttttttaaatgtcatttttaaaattgacgtttaaaaatatgaattatttgaattttgaaaatggaGTAAAATtgtcaagtaaaataaaaaaaatgtatagatgtatatattatatatatttttaaattaataaggtGACTTTAAACTCAGTAGATTTGACTACGTGACTTACTGCATGATGCAACAAGCCTGCAATGTGAGTCCAGTACAAACTTTATGCAGAcgtgcaacaaaaaaaaatcatttcctCTGCAATCTAtgtcaatttatatagtttttttattttaattaacaattaaattgttaaattatttatctggtTAACTGATGACTAAACTACtgcaattttttactttatttatttatttaccgtctgatttttctataataaaatggagtaaataaatttaaaataaataattactgtcaACTGAGACattaaactcaaaattaatgtttaaataatagtaGAGACAGGTCTTACTTCATTAGTAGAAAGTAGTTTTGGGCTGAGAGTGTTGTCTAGAGGAACGACGAGATCCCTTCTATTCGGTAGCACGGAGCTAATAAGACTGCCGGAATATCGCCCGAATACCCGACGATTTACTTCAAACACGTGGGTAGACTGCGTACATCTGACTTACCGACTAAAAGGCACGTGTTTTCTGTCTACGTGTATATTTAAAACTGATGAttcttgattttatttaaatcatttattgttCCGTAACAATTTACTATTTCTCGTCATCTTTTAAAaccaaatttcaaatttactatttgtcttatgacttataattttatttgaaataaatttcccgGTTGTAAGAAAGACAAGTATACTTTTATAATGGAgctgaattaaataaattagtatttgtataaaaattaatatattcaaGATGTGATtagactaataatgaattagagtttgatgaatttaaatgtgtgttaatatatgtatgaatgtatgtgtaGATAAATATACACGTGCAGGTTCAAACTAGTTAAATCAGCCAAGGAACCAGCCAACTGTAGTGTCCCTTAGCCATCACCGAGATAATATCATACGTACGTTCATCCTATGATCTAATTCCCCGGTACTTGAACTCTCAAGTCTTAACTTTGTATTTCAGTCTCTTAGCAATTCATATTATATCACTCATAGTCTAGTGATAAACCTGATAACGCGTACcgcaaattaaatattctgaaaaatcatttttctaccgttcgattttatttttacataacgAACTcgtaattactttttttattttactatcatTTAAACTACAagttttataacaaaataaatttactatccGTCGCGACAAATTGCGAATTCAAAAGGTAGGTCAAGGTGCGACGACGAGAAATTCATCcgttagttttaaatttttaaaattaatttttcattttttgaatatacaaagttatgaaaaaattttctagtagTGTGATAAAGttgataagtaaataaatatatatgtgaaacTTAccattgtaaaataaatttttgttgatgaGGTAAAAACAGAGTAAATAAAGTCCTTCTGGTAATGTTTATAAActtgatgaataaaaaataaataaaacaaataaataactaaaaaaacagTGAAGCGATGTATTGTCAAACGAACAAGCTCGACAAAACGTCGCAAGATGAGTTAGTACTGTGAGCTCATGATCCCGATATTTATACTCAGAAATGCAACAATCGTGACGTATCATTTGCGCTCGATTGGTCGGTTACGTGCTGATGGCGGGGGATGTGGATATCTCTTGTGGACCAAtcagagaaaataataaaacccaCACCCGTTAGTGACACATCTATCGTGTAAAACGTCGTCACCTCACGGTCACATCACACCaccattattatcatcatcctcatcttcatcttcatcttcatccTCATCCTTATCATCCACGTCATCGTCATGCCGGCGACCACCACGTAGACATATTTTGCACCCCCGTCTCTTGCTCCAGCGGTCAGCATCACAGGCGGACGGCTGCTGGAACAGACCGCCGAGACTTTTATCACCTGGGGACTCTGCCCATCTcacgttaaatttatttaaatctttagTTAAATTAATTCTAATGTCAGCTTCCACGACTTTGCTTACATCTTTTAATTCTTCGGTAAAATCTACATAAGCCATTTTCTGGAAAAAACGTATCACTTATCGCCCATCGATTTACTTTCGTTGTACATATTTAATTTgctgtatattttataaattcatccTGTTCTTGGTATATCTATTGGGTATATCTTTGACGTCTGTTtcaaaggaaaaatttatctCCTGAGGGTTTTAcgctaaaataataatattaataatagtaataataataatgatattaataatgttTAATTGTCCATGTGCGGCGATGACGCAAGttaccaaataaattacaCTAAAGAAACCCTATGAGGAAATAAAAGTTTCGTAGACAATAACGATTAACAATTAACGTACCACGATTATTACAATATTCCAAGAAATTAGGGTGTCATTTTTATTGACGgctaaattcattttttatttgttaaaatttatcaaactaATCcgtaaatatcatttttatttttttacctgaaaaattttttcttcaataatttataatttcggtgataattaaaaaaaaaatacgattattttttttttgaataatttaacaataatatttttcatattttacgtattgatattaattgtcatttaaattttgattaaatattttgaatttaaaaaaactatttatagTTTTGTTGTGAAACTGTTATGgttcgaaaatatatttttcattagtcTTTTTTgcgcaatatatttttcaataaaaccaaTATTTTAGGTGATTTCAATAGCGATAAAAATAAGACTGTGTACTATctggtttttaaaatacagACTGATTAGAtggttattataaattaaaatatggtgcgtcaataaatattaaatatttactcactataataattattatttaagaatcAATATAACATATTGTCAAACGGGCCAACATTGttgcaataattataaaaaaattttaccagtcATTGATATTGAcatcgaaaataaatttcaagtacGTAATAAATTATCCGATCTTTTAGTTATCTTTATCTATTTCGTTAATTCATAATCCATTAAAACCAAATATTATTACAATGATGACGTCTCtataccttttttttaaatcttaacaCGTGTATACTCATTTCGACTACtcctaatttaaataatttgtcttTCGATTAACTGATAACCGCCCAaagatattcaaataattggtAATTTTCATAATCACTGAATCCCCATTTTTTctcgacttaaattattattcaaatttattctgACGATCATTCAAAtgcttattgaaaaaatttataaaataaaaacctattagaaaataaataaattttttttcctttaaacaaaataataaatcgggCAATTTGATTTAAATCTACACCAGCTATAGgcaaatagataaaaaattagtcatctggtaaaataaaattccttcttCATTCATAATTTGAAATCCAAGTTGCGAATACAAGTTCGTGCACGTCTGTAAACGTCAACGGGCGTTTAAATCTAGCCCCTTACCCAGCGTCTGAGTACAGGTATAAACTTGGGCTGAGcggtataattaaatatcagaACCCAAAGGGCCGGATCCTAGACATCAAGTGGCTCATGGAGTCTAGACATTCCTAGAGACTCGGACTTGGACTCGGATCTACGTGACTTGTGAGCAATGACTCTCAAAGTTCGCCGATCGCGGTGAGTCTCATCTCCAAGAACCGATTCTTCAACAGCAGATGACCCGGTCCTTAGCCCCCTGTCCCCTCTGCCCTCATACCACTATCCTATTTCCTCTATTCATTATTACCAATACCTTTGTCCTCTTCTCGGCTCCTCTGGAGGCCTCAAGacctttcattttattttccccGGAACCGAACCTCTGGTCATTCACTAAAAAAAGTCGGTTAAATTTCTTCGTTAAACGTTTTATCTGAATgaattaatagttttttttgtcTGTTGACCCTAAACATTGTCATTGTTCTTGGAAGCTGAGCATTCATCTACAATAGCGAGATAAATGAGTAAGAGATGTCAAGGCTCTTGTTCTTAAATCGAAACAATTCAATGATGCTCtgtaaattatgaaaaaataaaaaaaataaatcttcaaTAAATGATTCCTTagatttttatctattttaaaatagtttCGATGACTTCTTAGAATGATTTCTTCTACAGCGGAATATATGCAGACCCTATTGCATCATCACTTCGTGTTACGTTGCTCGGAGTCGGTAGTCGACGTGACAGATCTAcacatattattatatatatgtgtgtatatatatttaaatgtatgtGCGGGTATGGAAGTGTGTAAATGGAGAAAGATATAAAGAATGAAATATAATAAGAATGATGTGCGGCAAATGGATGAAAGCAAAGAGAATAATGAAAAAGAGAAACGAGAAAAGACCAGCATGATCATGtatttctatatatgtatataatatatatatatatatatatatgaatatgcaTATGCCAACGAAGGAATATCAATGGACTTTGAATTAGCGTGTTGTATTTCGCGGAATTATTTCCTTCgccttttttttacattcataCCATTGATTTATTCTTCTATAACTGCTTCTcacttatacatatatataattttcatatatatgtaccaCCTATAAAGGCATCATCTTTAACATCGAGTATGAAATATCGCACCGATCGCTGTTTCATAAAAGGCGGGGTAGTAGAGTACGAgcgtaaaaaatgaaaaaaaaaaaaaattacatgggcAGATAATTTAAACCTGCGAAATTATCATTAGAGGC
This genomic interval from Microplitis mediator isolate UGA2020A chromosome 2, iyMicMedi2.1, whole genome shotgun sequence contains the following:
- the LOC130663940 gene encoding zwei Ig domain protein zig-2 — its product is MEQTIPKSMAGFFFLTLVIQMTATHYISFDPQSPREVANDYDDRPKNVDDSYTNSLTDNIETHHHKALKAKRKPVRITGGPLLLAKGQSGELTCTAYGSPFPQIHWLRGDDLQSQIEKLKYVNLVYHEPSKEKVDFGIVKSKFIVDCASEADKGVIHCVSIINEKVQVASTYIDIDTSSIDLSERCNLIRAPVITNFISSMLVSQDSTVVIPCTVQGEPKPDIVWQTYNGTTITPTTDPRYELLSSGDLLISSLKWVDMDGYVCIAKSKFGEDRQSTFLYPVQNGRST
- the LOC130664150 gene encoding probable DNA-directed RNA polymerase subunit delta, with the protein product MAYVDFTEELKDVSKVVEADIRINLTKDLNKFNVRWAESPGDKSLGGLFQQPSACDADRWSKRRGCKICLRGGRRHDDDVDDKDEDEDEDEDEDDDNNGGVM